Proteins from one Triticum aestivum cultivar Chinese Spring chromosome 7A, IWGSC CS RefSeq v2.1, whole genome shotgun sequence genomic window:
- the LOC123147107 gene encoding protein TOPLESS-RELATED PROTEIN 2 produces the protein MSSLSRELVFLILQFLDEEKFKETVHKLEQESGFYFNMKHFEDLVQGGEWDEVERYLSGFTKVEDNRYSMKIFFEIRKQKYLEALDRHDRAKAVEILVKDLKVFASFNEELFKEITQLLTLDNFRQNEQLSKYGDTKSARNIMLMELKKLIEANPLFRDKLNFPPFKASRLRTLINQSLNWQHQLCKNPRPNPDIKTLFTDHSCAAPTNGARAPPPANGPLVGPIPKTAGFPPMGAHAPFQPVVSPSPNAIAGWMTNPNPSLPHPAIAQGPPGLVQPPNTAAFLKHPRTPTSAPGIDYQSADSEHLMKRMRVGQPDEVSFSGASHPPNVYSQEDLPKQVVRTLNQGSNVMSLDFHPVQQTILLVGTNVGDIGIWEVGSRERIAHKTFKVWDIGSCTLPLQAALMKDAAICVNRCLWSPDGNILGVAFSKHIVQTYTFVPNGELRQQAEIDAHIGGVNDIAFSHPNKSLSIITCGDDKLIKVWDAQSGQKQYTFEGHEASVYSVCPHYKENIQFIFSTAIDGKIKAWLYDCLGSRVDYDAPGHWCTTMSYSADGTRLFSCGTSKDGDSHLVEWNETEGAIKRTYNGFRKRSLGVVQFDTTRNHFLAAGDEFVVKFWDMDNTNILTTTDCEGGLPASPRLRFNREGSLLAVTANDNGIKILANTDGQRLLRMLESRAFEGSRGPPQQINTKPPLLTNLGSASNVSSPIAVNSERPDRMLPAVSMSGLASMDVSRTPDVKPRITDESEKLKTWKLADIVDSGHLRARRCPDTGASPTKVVRLLYTNSGVALLSLGSNAVHKLWKWQRSDRNPNGKSTASISPHLWQPANGILMTNDTSDGNPEEATACIALSKNDSYVMSASGGKVSLFNMMTFKVMTTFMAPPPAATFLAFHPQDNNIIAIGMEDSTIQIYNVRVDEVKSKLKGHQKKITGLAFSQSMNVLVSSGADAQLCVWSIDGWEKKKSKYIQPPANRSGALVGDTRVQFHNDQTHLLVVHESQLAIYDGNLECSRSWYPRDALPAPVSSAIYSCDGLLVYAGFCDGAIGVFEAESLRLRCRIALSAYVPPSISSGANVYPMVVAAHPLEPNQIAVGMSDGAVHVVEPLDADPKWGVAPPQDNGAHPSMSSAPAASNNQTSDQPTR, from the exons ATGTCGTCGCTCAGCAGGGAGCTGGTCTTCCTCATCCTGCAGTTCCTCGACGAGGAAAAGTTCAAGGAGACGGTGCACAA GTTGGAGCAGGAATCGGGCTTCTACTTCAACATGAAGCACTTCGAGGACCTGGTCCAAGGTGGGGAGTGGGACGAGGTGGAGAGGTACCTCAGCGGCTTCACCAAGGTGGAGGACAACCGCTACTCCATGAAGATATTCTTTGAGATCCGCAAGCAGAAGTACCTTGAAGCCCTCGACAG GCATGATCGGGCCAAGGCAGTGGAGATACtcgtcaaggatttgaaggtgttTGCCTCCTTTAACGAGGAGCTGTTCAAGGAGATAACGCAGCTGCTGACTCTGGATAATTTTAG GCAAAATGAGCAGCTGTCCAAATACGGGGATACAAAGTCAGCCCGGAATATCATGCTCATGGAGCTTAAGAAGCTTATTGAGGCAAACCCTCTGTTCCGAGACAAGCTTAATTTCCCACCATTTAAAGCCTCGAGACTGCGCACGTTGATCAATCAAAG TCTTAACTGGCAACATCAGCTCTGCAAGAATCCTAGACCAAACCCTGACATAAAGACACTCTTCACGGATCACTCCTGTGCTGCTCCTACCAATGGAGCAAGAGCTCCTCCCCCTGCCAATGGTCCTCTTGTTGGACCAATCCCCAAGACAGCTGGATTCCCTCCAATGGGTGCTCATGCT CCGTTTCAACCCGTGGTTTCACCATCTCCAAATGCAATTGCTGGTTGGATGACAAATCCCAATCCCTCCTTACCACATCCTGCTATTGCACAAGGGCCGCCCGGTCTTGTTCAGCCACCAAACACAG CGGCATTTCTGAAGCATCCAAGGACTCCTACAAGTGCGCCTGGCATTGACTATCAGTCTGCAGATTCTGAACATCTGATGAAAAGAATGCGTGTAGGCCAGCCAGATGAG GTGTCATTCTCTGGTGCAAGCCATCCTCCCAATGTTTACAGTCAAGAAGACCTCCCCAAACAAGTTGTTCGCACACTCAATCAGGGTTCTAATGTTATGAGCCTGGATTTCCATCCTGTTCAACAAACTATTCTTCTAG TTGGAACAAATGTTGGTGACATCGGGATATGGGAAGTTGGTTCACGCGAAAGGATAGCACACAAGACATTTAAAGTTTGGGACATTGGCTCCTGCACCTTGCCATTGCAG GCTGCACTAATGAAAGATGCTGCAATATGTGTCAATAGGTGTCTGTGGAGCCCTGATGGAAATATTTTAG GTGTGGCATTTTCAAAGCATATCGTTCAGACTTATACGTTTGTTCCTAATGGAGAGTTAAGACAGCAAGCAGAG ATTGATGCTCACATTGGCGGGGTCAATGACATTGCATTCTCTCACCCCAACAAGTCCCTATCAATTATTACATGTGGTGATGACAAACTCATTAAG GTATGGGATGCTCAGTCCGGACAAAAGCAATACACATTTGAAGGCCATGAGGCTTCAGTGTACTCTGTTTGCCCTCACTACAAGGAGAACATTCAG TTTATCTTTTCTACCGCCATCGATGGAAAAATCAAGGCATGGTTATACGACTGTTTGGGCTCACGGGTCGACTACGATGCTCCTGGACATTGGTGTACTACCATGTCTTATAGTGCTGATGGTACAAG GCTCTTCTCTTGTGGAACTAGTAAAGACGGTGATTCCCACTTGGTCGAGTGGAATGAGACTGAAGGAGCTATTAAGAGGACATATAATGGCTTCAGGAAACGGTCACTGGGTGTTGTCCAGTTTGACACAACGAGAAACCATTTTTTGGCTGCTGGAGATGAATTTGTTGTTAAATTCTGGGATATGGATAACACCAACATACTGACAACAACAGACTGTGAGGGTGGACTGCCT GCAAGCCCGCGCCTGAGATTCAATAGAGAAGGGTCATTGCTTGCTGTTACAGCAAACGATAATGGAATAAAAATATTAGCAAACACCGATGGGCAGCGTTTGCTGAGGATGCTAGAGAGCAGGGCTTTTGAAGGCTCTCGTGGACCTCCTCAACAAATTAATACCAAG CCTCCACTGCTCACCAACCTTGGTTCTGCTTCAAATGTATCTAGTCCTATAGCAGTGAACTCAGAGCGACCTGATAGGATGTTGCCTGCAGTATCAATGAGTGGACTG GCATCTATGGATGTTAGCAGAACGCCGGATGTTAAACCAAGAATAACTGATGAATCTGAAAAGCTAAAGACCTGGAAGTTGGCCGACATTGTTGATTCAGGACATCTTCGGGCACGGCGTTGTCCAGATACAGGAGCATCTCCAACAAAA GTTGTCCGTTTGTTGTATACAAATAGTGGGGTTGCACTTTTGTCTCTCGGTTCCAATGCTGTTCATAAGCTGTGGAAATGGCAACGCAGTGACAGGAATCCTAATGGCAAG TCTACTGCATCTATTTCGCCTCACCTGTGGCAACCAGCAAATGGGATTCTAATGACAAATGACACAAGTGATGGCAACCCAGAAGAAGCAACTGCCTGCATTGCGTTGTCCAAAAATGACTCCTATGTTATGTCTGCATCTGGTGGCAAAGTCTCTTTGTTCAATATGATGACGTTCAAG GTCATGACTACTTTCATGGCACCTCCACCTGCTGCGACTTTCCTCGCATTCCACCCACAGGACAATAATATTATTGCTATAGGAATGGAAGACTCGACCATTCAAATCTACAATGTCCGTGTTGATGAG GTCAAAAGCAAGCTCAAGGGTCATCAGAAAAAGATTACCGGACTGGCATTTTCTCAATCAATGAATGTTCTTGTATCTTCAGGTGCTGATGCTCAG CTATGCGTCTGGAGCATTGATGGTTGGGAGAAGAAGAAATCAAAATATATCCAACCCCCGGCAAATCGCTCTGGTGCTTTAGTTGGCGATACAAGGGTCCAGTTTCACAATGACCAAACACATCTTCTTGTAGTTCATGAGAGCCAACTGGCAATCTATGATGGAAATCTTGAATGCTCGCGCTCG TGGTACCCAAGAGATGCACTGCCAGCGCCAGTTTCGAGTGCAATATACTCGTGTGATGGTCTCCTGGTTTATGCTGGTTTCTGTGACGGTGCTATTGGAGTATTTGAAGCCGAGTCCCTTAGGTTGCGTTGCAGGATTGCACTTTCCGCCTATGTGCCTCCTTCAATATCTAG CGGGGCAAATGTGTACCCCATGGTTGTAGCGGCGCATCCCTTGGAGCCTAACCAGATTGCAGTTGGAATGAGTGATGGGGCAGTTCATGTGGTTGAGCCGCTGGACGCGGACCCAAAGTGGGGAGTCGCGCCTCCCCAGGATAACGGAGCCCACCCGTCCATGTCATCAGCTCCAGCAGCATCTAACAACCAGACGTCTGATCAGCCAACGAGATGA